From a region of the Lactuca sativa cultivar Salinas chromosome 4, Lsat_Salinas_v11, whole genome shotgun sequence genome:
- the LOC111914695 gene encoding membrane protein PM19L, which translates to MAANDMRSVATLLMFLNISMYVVLLGLGGWAMNRAIDHGFIIGQGFDLPAHFSPIYFPIGNAATGFFVTFSLIAGVVGVASSIAGFDYIRSWNPDSRPAATSAAVIAWGLTLLSMGFAWKEIELEGRNATLRTMEAFSIILSVTQFLYTIVLYG; encoded by the exons ATGGCTGCTAATGATATGAGATCAGTTGCAACTCTCCTTATGTTCCTCAATATCTCCATGTACGTCGTGCTTCTAGGCCTTGGTGGTTGGGCCATGAACCGAGCCATCGATCATGGTTTCATCAttg GTCAAGGGTTCGATTTGCCTGCTCATTTCTCGCCTATATACTTCCCAATTGGAAACGCAGCCACTGGTTTCTTTGTGACGTTTTCATTAATTGctggtgttgttggtgttgcaTCCTCCATTGCTGGCTTTGACTATATTCGTTCTTGGAATCCTGATTCTCGACCTGCAGCAACTTCTGCTGCCGTTATTGCATGGGGACTTACTCTGCTTTCCATGGG GTTTGCATGGAAGGAAATCGAGCTTGAAGGCAGAAATGCGACACTG AGAACAATGGAGGCATTCTCGATTATCCTCTCCGTTACTCAATTCCTATATACAATTGTTCTTTACGGATGA